The following proteins come from a genomic window of Ailuropoda melanoleuca isolate Jingjing chromosome 2, ASM200744v2, whole genome shotgun sequence:
- the SESN2 gene encoding sestrin-2 isoform X2, giving the protein MIVADSECRAELKGYLPFAPGGGGGGPGAGEVLQEGAESLEHHLRLEALMSSGRVDNLAVVMGLHPDYLSCFWRLHCLLLHADGPLASSWRHYIAIMAAARHQCSYLVGSHMAEFLQTGGDPEWLLGLHRAPEKLRKLSEINKLLAHRPWLITKEHIQALLKTGEHSWSLAELIQALVLLTHCHSLASFVFGCGILPEGDSEGSPAPQAPSPPSERSSPPSRDPMNSSGGFEAARDVEALMERMRQLQESLLRDEGASQEEMESRFELEKSESLLVTPSADILEPSPHPDILCFVEDPTFGYEDFTRRGAEAPPTFRAQDYTWEDHGYSLIQRLYPEGGQLLDEKFQAAYSLTYNTIAMHSGVDTSMLRRAIWNYIHCVFGIRYDDYDYGEVNQLLERNLKVYIKTVACYPEKTTRRMYDLFWRHFRHSEKVHVNLLLLEARMQAALLYALRAITRYMT; this is encoded by the exons ATGATCGTTGCAGACTCCGAGTGCCGCGCAGAGCTGAAGGGCTACCTGCCGTTCGCcccgggcggcggcggcggcggccccgGAGCCGGAGAG GTCCTtcaggagggagcagagagcctggagCATCACCTGCGGCTGGAGGCACTGATGTCCTCGGGGCGGGTGGACAACCTGGCGGTGGTGATGGGCCTGCACCCTGACTACCTCAGCTGTTTCTGGCGCCTGCACTGCCTCCTGCTGCACGCAGATGGGCCCCTGGCCAGCTCCTGGCGCCACTACATTGCCATCATG GCTGCCGCCCGCCACCAGTGTTCCTACCTGGTGGGTTCGCACATGGCCGAGTTTCTGCAGACGGGAGGTGACCCTGAGTGGCTGCTTGGTCTCCATCGGGCCCCCGAGAAGCTGCGCAAGCTCAGCGAGATCAACAAGTTGCTGGCACACCGGCCGTGGCTCATCACCAAGGAGCACATCCAG gCCTTGCTGAAGACGGGCGAGCACAGCTGGTCTCTGGCCGAGCTCATCCAGGCCCTGGTCCTGCTTACCCACTGCCACTCACTGGCCTCCTTCGTGTTTGGCTGTGGCATCCTCCCTGAGGGGGACTCGGAGGGCAGCCCTGCCCCCCAGGCACCTTCACCACCCAGTGAGCGGAGCAGCCCCCCCAGCAGGGACCCAATGAACAGCTCTGGG GGCTTTGAGGCTGCCCGAGACGTGGAAGCTTTGATGGAACGCATGAGGCAGCTGCAGGAGAGCCTGTTACGGGATGAGGGGGCATCCCAGGAAGAGATGGAGAGCCGCTTTGAGCTGGAGAAGTCAGAGAGCCTTCTGGTGACTCCCTCAG CTGACATCCTGGAGCCCTCTCCACACCCAGACATACTGTGCTTTGTGGAGGACCCCACGTTCGGCTATGAGGACTTCACCCGGCGAGGGGCTGAGGCGCCCCCCACCTTCCGTGCCCAG GATTATACCTGGGAAGACCATGGCTATTCACTGATCCAGCGGCTTTACCCTGAGGGCGGACAGCTGCTGGATGAGAAGTTCCAGGCAGCCTATAGCCTGACCTACAACACCATCGCCATGCACAGCGGAGTAGACACGTCCATGCTCCGCAGGGCCATCTGGAATTACATCCACTGTGTCTTCGGTATCAG ATACGATGACTATGACTATGGGGAGGTGAACCAGCTCCTGGAACGGAACCTCAAGGTATACATCAAGACAGTGGCCTGCTACCCGGAGAAGACCACACGAAGAATGTACGACCTCTTCTGGAGGCACTTCCGCCACTCGGAGAAG GTCCACGTGAACTTGCTGCTCCTGGAGGCCCGCATGCAGGCCGCCCTGCTCTACGCCCTGCGCGCCATCACCCGCTACATGACCTGA
- the SESN2 gene encoding sestrin-2 isoform X1 — MIVADSECRAELKGYLPFAPGGGGGGPGAGEEQRESRARRGPRGPSAFIPVEEVLQEGAESLEHHLRLEALMSSGRVDNLAVVMGLHPDYLSCFWRLHCLLLHADGPLASSWRHYIAIMAAARHQCSYLVGSHMAEFLQTGGDPEWLLGLHRAPEKLRKLSEINKLLAHRPWLITKEHIQALLKTGEHSWSLAELIQALVLLTHCHSLASFVFGCGILPEGDSEGSPAPQAPSPPSERSSPPSRDPMNSSGGFEAARDVEALMERMRQLQESLLRDEGASQEEMESRFELEKSESLLVTPSADILEPSPHPDILCFVEDPTFGYEDFTRRGAEAPPTFRAQDYTWEDHGYSLIQRLYPEGGQLLDEKFQAAYSLTYNTIAMHSGVDTSMLRRAIWNYIHCVFGIRYDDYDYGEVNQLLERNLKVYIKTVACYPEKTTRRMYDLFWRHFRHSEKVHVNLLLLEARMQAALLYALRAITRYMT; from the exons ATGATCGTTGCAGACTCCGAGTGCCGCGCAGAGCTGAAGGGCTACCTGCCGTTCGCcccgggcggcggcggcggcggccccgGAGCCGGAGAG gagcagagggaaagccGGGCTCGGCGAGGCCCCCGAGGGCCCAGTGCCTTCATCCCGGTAGAGGAG GTCCTtcaggagggagcagagagcctggagCATCACCTGCGGCTGGAGGCACTGATGTCCTCGGGGCGGGTGGACAACCTGGCGGTGGTGATGGGCCTGCACCCTGACTACCTCAGCTGTTTCTGGCGCCTGCACTGCCTCCTGCTGCACGCAGATGGGCCCCTGGCCAGCTCCTGGCGCCACTACATTGCCATCATG GCTGCCGCCCGCCACCAGTGTTCCTACCTGGTGGGTTCGCACATGGCCGAGTTTCTGCAGACGGGAGGTGACCCTGAGTGGCTGCTTGGTCTCCATCGGGCCCCCGAGAAGCTGCGCAAGCTCAGCGAGATCAACAAGTTGCTGGCACACCGGCCGTGGCTCATCACCAAGGAGCACATCCAG gCCTTGCTGAAGACGGGCGAGCACAGCTGGTCTCTGGCCGAGCTCATCCAGGCCCTGGTCCTGCTTACCCACTGCCACTCACTGGCCTCCTTCGTGTTTGGCTGTGGCATCCTCCCTGAGGGGGACTCGGAGGGCAGCCCTGCCCCCCAGGCACCTTCACCACCCAGTGAGCGGAGCAGCCCCCCCAGCAGGGACCCAATGAACAGCTCTGGG GGCTTTGAGGCTGCCCGAGACGTGGAAGCTTTGATGGAACGCATGAGGCAGCTGCAGGAGAGCCTGTTACGGGATGAGGGGGCATCCCAGGAAGAGATGGAGAGCCGCTTTGAGCTGGAGAAGTCAGAGAGCCTTCTGGTGACTCCCTCAG CTGACATCCTGGAGCCCTCTCCACACCCAGACATACTGTGCTTTGTGGAGGACCCCACGTTCGGCTATGAGGACTTCACCCGGCGAGGGGCTGAGGCGCCCCCCACCTTCCGTGCCCAG GATTATACCTGGGAAGACCATGGCTATTCACTGATCCAGCGGCTTTACCCTGAGGGCGGACAGCTGCTGGATGAGAAGTTCCAGGCAGCCTATAGCCTGACCTACAACACCATCGCCATGCACAGCGGAGTAGACACGTCCATGCTCCGCAGGGCCATCTGGAATTACATCCACTGTGTCTTCGGTATCAG ATACGATGACTATGACTATGGGGAGGTGAACCAGCTCCTGGAACGGAACCTCAAGGTATACATCAAGACAGTGGCCTGCTACCCGGAGAAGACCACACGAAGAATGTACGACCTCTTCTGGAGGCACTTCCGCCACTCGGAGAAG GTCCACGTGAACTTGCTGCTCCTGGAGGCCCGCATGCAGGCCGCCCTGCTCTACGCCCTGCGCGCCATCACCCGCTACATGACCTGA